In the Streptomyces sp. SJL17-4 genome, CGCGGGAGATGGAGCTGAGGGAGGAGGGGGACTACCGCGTACGGGTCAGGACGCGGCGGCCACGGAAGCGGCCTCCCAGGTGAACCCGTCAGGGTCGGTGAAGGCGCCGGCGCCCTGACCGCCGAGCACGATCCGGTGGGACCCCTCGCCGTCGGCGGGGACGCCGACGTCCTTCGCGAGGGCGCGGCGCCCGTACAGGGCGAGCTTGACCGGGCTGCCCTCGGCGGCGGCGAACTCGACGTACTTGCGGCCGAAGCTCTTCCCGACGGTGAGGCCGTGCTCGACGTAGAACGTCCTGCTGGCGGCGACGTCCGTGGCTCCGACGAGGAGGACGAAGGAGTCGACGCGGCCGGTGGCCGGGCCGGTGTCCTTCTTGTTCGAGGTCGCGACCTTCCAGATGGTCCCGTCCGGGGCCTGGAAGACGCCGCCGTAGCCCCAGAAGGACTTCGACGCGGGCTTGAGCGAGGTGGCGCCGGCGGCGAGGGCCGCGTCGACGAAGTGCCGGACGTCGGCCGGCCGGTCCACCGTGAGGGAGAGCGAGAAGCCGCGGAAACCGGTGGTCGGCGCGTCGGTGGCCCGCAGGCGCACATGGGCGCCGAGACCGGAGGCGGTGTAGAAGCGGTCGGCGGCCGGGAGGTCGGCCACCTCGAGGGTGATGGAGGCGATGGCGTTCATGAGACTCACGCTAGGCGGGGGGTGACCACCGGTGCTTCTCGATTCCTGACCGGTCGCGTGACCTGCTTCGCCACGCACGAGGGCAGCCCGGCCTCGCCGTCGGCGACCTGGCGTCTGTAGACGCTGGGCGAGACGCCGACGAGCTCGGTGAAGCGGGTGCTGAAGGTGCCGAGAGAGGAGCAGCCGACCGTGAAGCAGACGTCGGTGACGCTGAGGTCGCCGCGCTGGAGCAGCGCCATGGCGCGCTCGATGCGCCGCGTCATGAGGTAGGAGTACGGGGCCTCGCCGTACGCCTGCTTGAACTGGCGGCTGAGGTGCCCGGCCGACATGTTCACCCCGCGGGCGAGCGCCTCGACGTCCAGCGGCTGTGCGTACTCCCGGTCGATCCGGTCGCGAACGCGGCGCAACCGCGCCAGGTCCTTCAGGCGCTGCGCCTCGGTCAGTGCGCTCATCCACGCAGGATGACACATGGGGCGAATCCTTTCAGCGCAGTTCGCTGGATGCGTCGGCGCAGTCGTTGGACGCGTCAGCGCACTTGCTGGACGCGGACGAGGTTGCCCGCGGGATCGCGGAAGGCGCAGTCGCGCACGCCGTACGGCTGGTCGGTCGGCTCCTGGACCACCTCGACGTCCCCCGCCTGCACCTTCTCGAAGGTGGCGTCGAGGTCGGGGGTGGCGAGCAGGATCCAGCCGTAGGTGCCCTTGGCCATCATCTCGGCGATGGTGCGCCGCTCGGCCTCGGTGACTCCCGGGTCGGCGCCGGGCGGCGCGAGCAGGATCGACGTACCGGGCTGTCCGACGGGTCCGACGGTGATCCACCGGGTCCTGCCCTGGCCGACGTCGCTGCGCACCTCGAAGCCGAGGGCGTCGCGGTAGAAGGCGAGGGAGGCGTCGGGATCCTCGTGCGGGAGGACGGTGGTGTGAATGGTGATGTCCATGTCCACAAGCTAGTTGGGCCCGCACGCCACCGCTTCTCGATTCCTGACGAATGTGGCCGTAAGACCTCTGTCGGCCGATGGCTCTGGTACGGGGGCACGGACCGCACTTGAATGGGGGTACGCAGCAGGTGGGACCCGCGAGGAAGAGGCACGGACTGTGGCAGGCAGCAGCACGGGGAACGATCCGCGGCGGACGGGTGGGCGCCGGCGGCGGCTGCTGGTCGCCGGACTGGTGGCACTGACGCTGGTACTGGGCGCGGGGGTGTACTGGTTCCAGCCGTGGAAGCTGTGGCAGGACGACACGGTGCACGAGGCGTTCCCGACCGCGCCGGGGGCGTCGGGGGTGCCGGGGGCGTCGGAGGGCCCCGCGAACCCGGCGGACTCGGCCAACCCCGCAGACCCCGCCGCGCCCCCGGCTCCGGCCGACCCGAAGGCGGTCGCCCAGGGCGCCCTGATCAGCCACGAGCACACGACCACCGGTACGGCCAGGCTCGTCCGCCTCCCCGACGGCTCGCACGTCCTCCGCCTGGAGAACCTCGACACCAGCAACGGCCCCGACCTGCGCGTCTGGCTGACCGACGCACCGGTGAAGGAGGGCACGGCCGGCTGGCGGGTCTTCGACGACGGCAAGTACGTCAGCCTCGGCAAGCTCAAGGGCAACAAGGGCGACCAGAACTACACGGTCCCGGCCGGAGTGGACGTCGCCGACTACTCCAGCGTCGCCATCTGGTGCGACCGCTTCGACGTCTCCTTCGGCGCGGCGAAGCTCCTGGCGGTGTAGCGCGGAAGGGAGTTCGTTCAGGCCGCCTCAGCCTCCGCCGCCGGACGCATCCGCTGGACCACGACCCGCCCCAGATCGAGCAGGCTCAGGCCGAACATCAGGACTCCCAGCGGGAAGTGAACCTCCATCACATGGTTGACGCCCATCACTACTTGCAGGGTCCCGAGGACCAGGAATCCGGTCGCGTAGAGGACCGGCCGGGCCGGGGCGCCGCCCGGCCGCCACGCCAGGACGGCGGCGATCAGGTACAGCATCGACATCGCGTACGTGCCCTTGGACCCGAAGTCGTGCACGGTCGCTCCGGCCTCTGAGGTCAGCGCCATTCCGGCGGTGACGGCCTGGAAGAAGATGCTCGCCGTCTGCAGGGCGATCGAGACGCGCACGAACCCCGCGAACCGGCCGCCGCGACGCTCCTCCACCGCCGTCACCGTCACCGTCGATGCCGCTGCTGCCGCCGCCGTCTCCGCTGTCGTCCGCGTGGCCATGATGATCCCGTCCTTCCGCTGCCGGTCGCTCTCTCGACAGTCCGACGACGCAGCCACCGAGAATGTGAGGCGCCGTACCGGGGTTACGGAGTGATGTGGGTCTCGCCGATCATGGCGAGCGCAGATCGAACGAGGGGGACACCATCACCATGAGCGGCAGCCGTACGGACCCAGAACGCGGGCTCGCGCCCGTCGCCGCCCGGCCCGAGGGCGAGTACCGGCAGTTGATCAACGTCGCCTACCGGCTGCTCGGCTCCCTGGCGGAGGCGGAGGACGCCGTCCAGGAGGCCTTCGCCCGGTGGTACGCCATGTCCGGCCGGCAGCAGGAGGCCATCGAGGCGCCCGGCGCCTGGCTGACGACGGTGGTCGGCCGTATCTGCCTGGACGTCCTCGGCTCGGCGCGGGCGCGGCGCGAGCGCTATGTGGGCGAATGGATCCCGGAGCCCCTGCCCGACACGGTGGAGTGGCTGAACGGCCTGCCGGGTGACGGCGGGACCGACCCCGCCGACCGGATCGCCCTCGACGAGTCGGTCGACATGGCCTTCCTCGTCGTCCTCGAATCCATGACCCCGGCCGAACGGGTCGCGTTCATCCTGCACGACGTGTTCCGGTACCCCTTCACCGAACTGGCCACGATCGTCGGCCGCACACCCGCGGCGTGCCGGCAGCTCGCCTCGTCGGCCCGCCGGCGCGTCCGGGCGGCCCGGACGCCGGAGCTGCCGACCGGCGTGCAGGCGCGTGTCATCAAGGACTTCAAGCAGGCGTGGGAGGCCCAGGACATCGCGGCCCTCGTCGGTCTGCTCAACCCCGACGCCACGGTGGTCGTCGACGGCGGCGGCCTGGTCGGCGCGGCACTCCGCCCCATCACCGGTGCCGGGGAGATCGCCCGCTACATCGTCGCGATCGGCGACATGGCGCCCGGCATGACGCTCCAGGTCCGCTCGGTCAACGGCCGCCCCGGCCTGGTGGCCCAACGGGGCGGTACGACCGTGACGGTGGCGGCGTTCGGCCTCGCGGACGACCGGATCACGCACATCTGGGCGGTCCGCAACCCGGAGAAGCTCCAGCCCTGGACGCCCTCAGCGGACGAGTGAGCGGGCGGTGGGCGTCAGGCGGAGGTGACGGGGGGCCGCCGACTGCCTCCGTTCGACGGCCGGGAGGATCTCGTCGCGTACGAGGGGGTGGTGGTCCGTCGCGTCGGCGAGGTGGCGGCGGTGTGCCTGCTCGTCCGGGTACGAGGTGATGACGGCGACCACGTTCTCTCCGGTGCGGACGGGGAGCCGGGGGAACGTGTTGTCCGCCGGCTCGGTGGCGAGTACGGCGAGGGGCGCGGGCCCCGTCTCCCGCAGCGCGGGGACGAGACGGTCGTGGATCAGCGCGGGGCCGTCCTCGTCGCCCGGCGGGAAGTGCCACAGGGATACGGCGACGAACCGCTTCGGTACGCCTCCCCGTTCCGGTGCGGCGCTGCCCTCCCGCCCACGTTCCGACGGGGACACCGCGAAGCCGCTCCCGGCGTCCGCGCCGACCGGCAGCGGCCGCAGCAGCAGGACGTCGTCGGAATCGACCATGGTCGCGTTGGCCCGGGGGCCGTGTGCCGCCCAGACCGGCCCGCCGTAGAAGGCGGAGAGGGCCTCCCGCCGGGTCTCCATGTCCGTGAAGCCGCGCAGCCAGACGAAGCGGTCGGGATCGTCGAGGTCCCGGAACTGACCGAGGACGAGCATCCCGGTCGCCTCCTGGGTCTCGACGAACTCCCGGTCGAACAGCTCGATGAGCTCGTCCCGGCGGCCGGGCCGCAGGGTGTACTGGCGGAGCTCGATCACGGCGGGGTGGACGGCGGGGGCGATACGGGGAGTGCTGGGCACGACGGGCTCCTGGGTGGTTGTTTCGAGCGGGCCGGACCGGACAGACGCTAGGGCCGGGGCGTGCCACCACCTGTCAGTGTTCTCGGTGGCTTCGGTGGCTTCGGTGGCTTCGGTGGCTTCGGTGGCTTCGGTGGTTTCGGTGCTTCGGGTGCCTGGAGCAGAATCCCCCCATGCCCGCCGACCGGTTGTTGTCGATGATGCTGCTGCTCCAGACCCGGGGCCGTATGTCGGCTCGACGTCTCGCCGCCGAGCTGGGGGTCTCCGTACGGACCGCGTACCGCGATCTCGACCGCCTGCAGGCCTCCGGGATCCCGGTCTACGCCGAGCAGGGCCGTACCGGTGGCTACCAGCTGCTCGACGGCTACCGCACGCACCTCACCGGGTTGAGCGAGAGCGAGGCCAGGGTGCTGTTCCTCGCCGGGCTGCCCGCGCCCGCCGCCGATCTGGGGCTGGCGGCGGAAGTGGCGGCGGCGAGACTGAAGTTGCTGGCGGCCCTGCCGGCCGCCCTGCGCGAGGAGGCGACGCGTACCGACGCGGTGTTCCATCTGGACGCTCCGGGCTGGTACCGGGAGGCCGAGGCGACTCCGTATCTGCCGCTGCTCGTGGACGCGGTGTTCGGCCGGCGGGCGGTGGACGTGCGGTACCGCCGCTGGCGCGAACCGCGGGAGGTGGACCGTCGGCTGCACCCGTACGGCCTGGTCCTCAAGTCGGGCACCTGGTACCTCGTGGCGGGGGTCGACGGCAGGACCGCCACCTTTCGGATCGCCCGGATCCTCGACGCGGTGATGAGGGACGACGAACGTTTCGAGAGGCCGGAGGAGTTCGTCCTGGAGGCGTACTGGTCGTCGTACCTCGACGAGTTCGAGGCGCGTCGCCACACGGGCACCGCCACCGTCCGGCTGTCGCCGAGGGGGCGAGAGCGGCTGGCCGACAACGTGCCGCCCGAGGTGGCGCGGGCCTGTGAGGCCACCGCGACGGAGGTGGCGGACGGCGAGGGCTGGATCGAGGCCGTCATCCCGACCGAGAGCATCGGGCACGCCTGCGGGGAACTGCTCCGTCTCGGCACGGACGTCGAGGTCGTCGCACCGGAGGAACTCCGGCGGGCGATGGCCGACACGGTTCGGGCGCTCGCCCGGACCTACGCGTCCGTGCAGGCGTGAACAGTCGCTGTGTGCGCTGTGTGCGCTGTGTGCGCTGTGGTCGTGGCGCCTGTACGCCACGACCACAGCGCCCGGGAGAGAGCCCGCGTCACCGGGTGGCGAGGCGGGGTGCGGCCGGCTCGGCGGTCGTCACGAGGCGGTGGCGACGGCTCGGCATCATCATCGTCGGGTGGGAGACGCTCCACGCCGCGCCCGCGCAGATCAGCTCCTTGATACGGGCGCCGGCCCGGCCCGTGACGACGGTGGACGTGACCTCGTCGTCGTGGGTCACCTTCTGGAAGATGGCGTCGCGGCGGCCGAGGCTGATGCACTGCGCCGCGTAGCCGATCGCGTTCTCGGGAACCTTGCGGCCGGTCAGGCGCGCGGCGAGGGCGTCGGCGGCCTGCCAGGCCATCGGGGACGCCGTGGCGCAGGACATCCGCAGCGGCCTGCCGCCCGGCCCTTCGGCGTACGCGGCGTCGCCGACGGCGTACACATCGGGGTGGGAGACCGAGCGCATGGTGGCGTCGACGACGATCCGCCCGGTGTCGGACACCTCCAGGGTCGTGGCGGCGGCGATCGGGTGCACGGCGAAGCCCGCCGTCCAGACGGTCAACTCGACCGGGATCTCCCGCCCTTCACCGGTGACGACGCGGTGCGCGTCGACACGGGTGATGTCGGCGCGCTCGTGGACCGTGATGCCGAGCCGGTCGAAGACGGTGCGCAGATGACGCCGGGCCTTGTCGCTGAGCCAGTCGCCGACACCGCCGCGGGCGGCGAGGGCGACGTCCAGGTCCGGGCGGGCCTCGGCGATCTCGGTGACCGCCTCGATGCCGGTCAGGCCGCCGCCGACGACCAGCACGGTCCCGCCCGGCGCCAACTCGCCGAGGCGCGCCCGCAGTCGCAGCGCGTCCTGCTTCCCGGCGACGCCGTGGGCGTGCTCGGCGACACCGGGGACGCCGAGGGCTCCGGCGGTGCTTCCCAGGGCGTACACGAGGGTGTCGTAGTCGAGAGTGTCGTGGCCGAGGGTCTCGGCGCCGTGCTCACCGGTGAGGTGGACGGTCCTGCGGTCCGCGTCGACGGCGGTGACCCACGCCGACCGGAGCTCCACGCCGGTGCCCGCGTACACGTCGCGCAGCGGGCGGCTCGGCAGATCCTGGCCGGCGGCGAGCTGGTGCAGACGCACCCGCTCGACGAACTCGGGCTCGGCGTTGACCAGGGTGATCTCGACGTCGTCGCGGTGCAGTCGCTTGGCGAGGCGGCCGGCGGCGATCGCTCCGGCGTACCCGGCTCCGAGGACAACGATGCGGTGCTTCATGGCTGGCTCCCTATCCGGTTGGACTCACCTCCTGAACCGGACAGCCCCGCGATCCCTGACAGGAATCGGATGTGACCTGGGTCACCACAGCTCTCGGAGCGGGTGATGGGGGCCGGCTGCCGCCCACTGGCGGGTGATGCGCTCCAACTTGTCGGGATTGACCTGGATGTGGACCGCCTCGACACCGTCGGGCGTCGGGGCGAGGCAGATGACGCCGGCGATCCGCTCACCGATCGCGACGAGCACGGCGGGACCGCCGTTGACGACGCCGGCGTGGAGTACGGCGTCGCCGCCGGCGATGGCCCGCTTGGCGGCGCTCGGCCGGAACAGCCCGCGCAGGTAGCGGGCGATGCCGAGCGCGCCGATGACCGGGGTCCTGCGGGCCGGAACGCGGGGTCCGCCGTCGGCCACGCCGACCGCGTCGACGGTGAGCAGCCGGATCAGCGGCTCGGTGTCGCCGCTGAGGGCCGCGGCGAGGAACTCCTCGACGACCTTCCGCGCGGCGACCGCGTCGACCTCGGTGCGGGCCCGGTCGGTGGCGAGGTGCTGTCGGGCGCGCCGGTGGATCTGCTGGCAGTTCGACTCGGTGAGGTCGAGGATCTCCGCGATCTCGCGGTGCGCGTACCCGAAGGCCTCGCGCAGCACGTACACCGCGCGCTCGTTGGGCGTCAGCCGCTCCATGAGGGTGAGCATCGCGAGGGACACCGATTCGCGCTGCTCGGCGGTGTCGGCCGGACCGAGCATCCGGTCCCCGGCAAGCACGGGCTCCGGGAGCCACTGCCCGACGTAGGTCTCCCGCCGGGCCCGTGCGGAGGTGAGCTGGTTGAGGCAGAGGTTGGTGAGCACCTTGGTCAGCCACGCCTCGGGCGTCTCGATCCGCTCCCGGTCGGTCGCGTGCCACCGCAGGTACGTCTCCTGCACCGCGTCCTCGGCATCGCCGGCGGACCCGAGCAGGCGGTAGGCGATCGC is a window encoding:
- a CDS encoding glyoxalase → MNAIASITLEVADLPAADRFYTASGLGAHVRLRATDAPTTGFRGFSLSLTVDRPADVRHFVDAALAAGATSLKPASKSFWGYGGVFQAPDGTIWKVATSNKKDTGPATGRVDSFVLLVGATDVAASRTFYVEHGLTVGKSFGRKYVEFAAAEGSPVKLALYGRRALAKDVGVPADGEGSHRIVLGGQGAGAFTDPDGFTWEAASVAAAS
- a CDS encoding helix-turn-helix transcriptional regulator, producing MSALTEAQRLKDLARLRRVRDRIDREYAQPLDVEALARGVNMSAGHLSRQFKQAYGEAPYSYLMTRRIERAMALLQRGDLSVTDVCFTVGCSSLGTFSTRFTELVGVSPSVYRRQVADGEAGLPSCVAKQVTRPVRNREAPVVTPRLA
- a CDS encoding VOC family protein; this translates as MDITIHTTVLPHEDPDASLAFYRDALGFEVRSDVGQGRTRWITVGPVGQPGTSILLAPPGADPGVTEAERRTIAEMMAKGTYGWILLATPDLDATFEKVQAGDVEVVQEPTDQPYGVRDCAFRDPAGNLVRVQQVR
- a CDS encoding DM13 domain-containing protein, yielding MLVAGLVALTLVLGAGVYWFQPWKLWQDDTVHEAFPTAPGASGVPGASEGPANPADSANPADPAAPPAPADPKAVAQGALISHEHTTTGTARLVRLPDGSHVLRLENLDTSNGPDLRVWLTDAPVKEGTAGWRVFDDGKYVSLGKLKGNKGDQNYTVPAGVDVADYSSVAIWCDRFDVSFGAAKLLAV
- the sigJ gene encoding RNA polymerase sigma factor SigJ, producing MSGSRTDPERGLAPVAARPEGEYRQLINVAYRLLGSLAEAEDAVQEAFARWYAMSGRQQEAIEAPGAWLTTVVGRICLDVLGSARARRERYVGEWIPEPLPDTVEWLNGLPGDGGTDPADRIALDESVDMAFLVVLESMTPAERVAFILHDVFRYPFTELATIVGRTPAACRQLASSARRRVRAARTPELPTGVQARVIKDFKQAWEAQDIAALVGLLNPDATVVVDGGGLVGAALRPITGAGEIARYIVAIGDMAPGMTLQVRSVNGRPGLVAQRGGTTVTVAAFGLADDRITHIWAVRNPEKLQPWTPSADE
- a CDS encoding NIPSNAP family protein; the encoded protein is MPSTPRIAPAVHPAVIELRQYTLRPGRRDELIELFDREFVETQEATGMLVLGQFRDLDDPDRFVWLRGFTDMETRREALSAFYGGPVWAAHGPRANATMVDSDDVLLLRPLPVGADAGSGFAVSPSERGREGSAAPERGGVPKRFVAVSLWHFPPGDEDGPALIHDRLVPALRETGPAPLAVLATEPADNTFPRLPVRTGENVVAVITSYPDEQAHRRHLADATDHHPLVRDEILPAVERRQSAAPRHLRLTPTARSLVR
- a CDS encoding YafY family protein, which encodes MPADRLLSMMLLLQTRGRMSARRLAAELGVSVRTAYRDLDRLQASGIPVYAEQGRTGGYQLLDGYRTHLTGLSESEARVLFLAGLPAPAADLGLAAEVAAARLKLLAALPAALREEATRTDAVFHLDAPGWYREAEATPYLPLLVDAVFGRRAVDVRYRRWREPREVDRRLHPYGLVLKSGTWYLVAGVDGRTATFRIARILDAVMRDDERFERPEEFVLEAYWSSYLDEFEARRHTGTATVRLSPRGRERLADNVPPEVARACEATATEVADGEGWIEAVIPTESIGHACGELLRLGTDVEVVAPEELRRAMADTVRALARTYASVQA
- a CDS encoding FAD-dependent oxidoreductase; protein product: MKHRIVVLGAGYAGAIAAGRLAKRLHRDDVEITLVNAEPEFVERVRLHQLAAGQDLPSRPLRDVYAGTGVELRSAWVTAVDADRRTVHLTGEHGAETLGHDTLDYDTLVYALGSTAGALGVPGVAEHAHGVAGKQDALRLRARLGELAPGGTVLVVGGGLTGIEAVTEIAEARPDLDVALAARGGVGDWLSDKARRHLRTVFDRLGITVHERADITRVDAHRVVTGEGREIPVELTVWTAGFAVHPIAAATTLEVSDTGRIVVDATMRSVSHPDVYAVGDAAYAEGPGGRPLRMSCATASPMAWQAADALAARLTGRKVPENAIGYAAQCISLGRRDAIFQKVTHDDEVTSTVVTGRAGARIKELICAGAAWSVSHPTMMMPSRRHRLVTTAEPAAPRLATR
- the sigJ gene encoding RNA polymerase sigma factor SigJ, which encodes MPLLTYEADLFERSRGRLEAIAYRLLGSAGDAEDAVQETYLRWHATDRERIETPEAWLTKVLTNLCLNQLTSARARRETYVGQWLPEPVLAGDRMLGPADTAEQRESVSLAMLTLMERLTPNERAVYVLREAFGYAHREIAEILDLTESNCQQIHRRARQHLATDRARTEVDAVAARKVVEEFLAAALSGDTEPLIRLLTVDAVGVADGGPRVPARRTPVIGALGIARYLRGLFRPSAAKRAIAGGDAVLHAGVVNGGPAVLVAIGERIAGVICLAPTPDGVEAVHIQVNPDKLERITRQWAAAGPHHPLRELW